A single window of Trachemys scripta elegans isolate TJP31775 chromosome 18, CAS_Tse_1.0, whole genome shotgun sequence DNA harbors:
- the HIC1 gene encoding hypermethylated in cancer 1 protein: MTWQKRKSSPIKSADDPKIGSVTSNEEDKVIRIIWVPGPRTCVGRSRLAPRMSGARDARWQQGPALPPAGARPRGERAPGRRTAAPGLRDEPKLEVPRGGSRKPSHLGLKPFACDACGMRFTRQYRLTEHMRIHSGEKPYECQVCGGKFAQQRNLISHMKMHVAGPDGKAKLDFPESVFAMARLTADQLGLKQEKAAELLSHTSHFLSDPKGLESLYPLARFTAEHLGLSQEKAAEMLGAGPLLHGDRTIERYSPT, translated from the exons atgacctggcagaaaagaaaatcatCACCGATCAAGTCTGCAGATGACCCAAAGATTGGGAGCGTGAcaagtaatgaagaggacaaaGTGATCAGGATCATTTG GGTGCCAGGGCCGCGCACCTGCGTGGGGAGGAGCCGCCTGGCACCGCGGATGAGCGGGGCGAGGGACGCTAGATGGCAGCAGGGACCGGCGCTACCGCCAGCCGGGGCCCGGCCGAGAGGCGAGCGAGCGCCCGGCAGGAGAACCGCTGCACCTGGCCTAAGAGATGAGCCCAAG CTGGAAGTGCCCCGCGGCGGGAGCAGGAAACCNAGCCACCTGGGCCTCAAGCCCTTCGCTTGCGACGCCTGCGGCATGCGCTTCACCCGGCAGTACCGGCTCACCGAGCACATGCGCATCCACTCGGGCGAGAAGCCCTATGAGTGCCAGGTGTGCGGCGGCAAGTTCGCCCAGCAGCGCAACCTCATCAGCCACATGAAGATGCACGTGGCCGGGCCCGACGGCAAGGCCAAGCTGGACTTCCCTGAGAGCGTCTTCGCCATGGCGCGGCTCACGGCCGACCAGCTGGGCCTCAAGCAGGAGAAAGCGGCCGAGCTGCTGTCGCACACCTCACACTTCCTCAGCGACCCCAAGGGCCTGGAGAGCCTGTACCCGCTGGCCCGGTTCACAGCCGAGCACCTGGGGCTGAGCCAGGAGAAGGCGGCCGAGATGCTGGGTGCAGGCCCACTGCTTCATGGCGACCGGACCATAGAGCGCTATTCGCCCACCTAA